The following are encoded together in the Lathyrus oleraceus cultivar Zhongwan6 chromosome 3, CAAS_Psat_ZW6_1.0, whole genome shotgun sequence genome:
- the LOC127131993 gene encoding uncharacterized protein LOC127131993, which produces MANGGFNEQDEASLGQGVKETLRESRKRDKKTFFLIYQSVDEDTFEKISNATTTKEAWDKLQTCNKGVEQVKKICLQTLRGDFECLFMEESKSIFDYFSRVLAVVNQLKRNAEGVDEVKVMEKIIRTLNPSFDFIVTNIEENRDLKTMNIEQLMGSLQAYKEKQKRKIKQKEAMEKLLQLNIKEENYANYKSQRGRGHRGEGRGSYNNYSINGEIS; this is translated from the exons ATGGCGAATGGAG GCTTCAATGAGCAAGATGAAGCCTCGCTAGGCCAAGGTGTAAAGGAGACATTAAGGGAGTCAAGAAAGAGAGACAAGAAAACTTTCTTCCTCATTTATCAATCGGTGGATGAAGATACATTTGAGAAGATCTCCAACGCAACGACGACCAAAGAAGCATGGGACAAACTTCAAACTTGCAACAAAGGAGTGGAACAGGTGAAAAAGATCTGTCTTCAAACTCTTAGAGGTGATTTTGAATGTTTATTTATGGAAGAGTCCAAGTCAATTTTTGATTATTTTTCTCGAGTATTGGCTGTAGTCAATCAACTTAAAAGAAATGCCGAAGGTGTTGATGAGGTGAAAGTCATGGAGAAAATAATTCGCACTTTAAATCCAAGTTTTGACTTCATTGTTaccaacattgaagaaaataGGGATTTAAAGACCATGAATATTGAGCAACTCATGGGTTCCTTACAAGCAtacaaagaaaaacaaaagagaaaaattaaaCAAAAGGAGGCTATGGAGAAACTACTACAACTCAACATAAAGGAAGAAAATTATGCGAATTACAAGAGCCAAAGAGGACGAGGACATAGAGGAGAAGGAAGAGGCAGTTATAACAACTACTCTATCAATGGAGAAATAAGTTAG
- the LOC127131994 gene encoding uncharacterized protein LOC127131994 translates to MASIFNILSITLFLALAFQAYGERCNLSNIEVKQTKTSGSAWNVTVTNNCICTQTEVKFNTKGFKSSTPVDPTIFSQDGLLIQGAPFYGFQSATFTYTSASQFKFAPISSLTECS, encoded by the exons ATGGCCTCTATTTTCAACATTCTCTCCATCACTCTCTTCCTTGCCCTAGCTTTCCAAG CTTATGGAGAGCGTTGTAATTTGAGTAACATTGAGGTTAAACAAACCAAAACATCAGGCTCAGCGTGGAATGTTACTGTGACCAACAACTGTATTTGCACTCAAACAGAAGTGAAGTTCAATACCAAAGGGTTTAAGTCAAGCACACCTGTTGATCCAACAATCTTTAGCCAAGATGGTCTTCTCATCCAAGGAGCACCATTTTATGGATTTCAATCTGCCACCTTCACTTATACTTCTGCTTCTCAATTTAAATTTGCACCAATTTCATCCCTAACTGAATGTTCTTAG
- the LOC127128719 gene encoding uncharacterized protein LOC127128719 codes for MASICNILSITLFLALVYKVYGECCNLSNIEVKQTKTSGSMWNVTVTNNCICTQTEVKFNTKGFKSSTPVDPTIFSQDGLLIQGAAFYGFQFATFTYTSASQFKFTPISSLTQCS; via the exons ATGGCCTCTATATGCAACATTCTCTCCATCACTCTCTTCCTTGCCCTAGTTTACAAAG TTTATGGAGAATGTTGTAATTTGAGTAACATTGAGGTTAAACAAACCAAAACATCAGGCTCAATGTGGAATGTTACTGTGACCAACAACTGTATTTGCACTCAAACAGAAGTGAAGTTCAATACCAAAGGATTTAAGTCAAGCACACCTGTTGATCCAACAATCTTTAGCCAAGATGGTCTTCTCATCCAAGGAGCAGCATTTTATGGATTTCAATTTGCCACCTTCACTTATACTTCTGCTTCTCAGTTTAAGTTTACACCAATTTCATCCCTAACTCAATGTTCTTAG